The genomic region aaaaaaattacaattcttattgatagagaaacaattgaataataactAGTTAAGAAAAACATATTACAATAGTGGTAGCCTAAGGACAGGTACTAATAAGATGGCTATAGCTAATCTGGCTCCAAAAACACTAAATTGAAAATTACAGATCTCAATCATGACAGAACTAGCGATCATGACAGAACTAGCTGCgtcttttatcttttattttttggcTGTGTGTATAACACGAAGGTTAGTCAGCCATTTTAAAGTCATATTAGCTGCATCTCTAATAAGCCAATTATTTAccactttttgaaaaaaaaataagtattaaattaaatttatattgtaACTCATTACTAATCTCTTCAGCCTTCTTCCAATTGTCTTGTCTCCATATTTTGTCCAATTTTTTTCAAGAAACGCAGAGAATAGTTCTCTCAATCTGAATACCTCCGCCCAACGCCACCTCTCTTTCGAAATGTGAGCAATAACTCTCAAACACGCTCACTGTAACATGCAATCTGAAACGCAACATGAAGAGAAATTCAACTTCTAGAATATTCATTTCCTTGAGTGTCAAGCCGCCCACTTTTGCAAAATAGCTGTTGTTGCAATGCCTGATCCAAAAAAACCACATTCACATAAACAATCTAGAATGTTAATTTCCATCTGGCAAAACTACATTGATAAGAAATAAAAGCAAATCAACTCACAAGTCATCCAGAAATTTGGTAGCGACCATGACACTCGTGGTGATGAGCCTGTGAATGTTAAGAGATGTAATACGAAAGGTGGGATTGTTTAGAATTAGCCGATCTATATAGACATATGCAACAACAAATGCAGAAGGACTGCAACGAGAATACTTGAAGATCCTTTCAAGGAACTTTCCTATCTCCATTGCTGGAATTTCCACTGCGGAAAAAGCGCATAAATTCTCTCTAGTGAAGCTTTTTCCGGAAGAAAGCAGTAGCCTTTCGTTCCTGGCTACAAGTCTGTGGAGTAGGGAGGCTAGAACTGCAAGAATACAGGGATTTGACTCATTTTTAGTGCTGGAAAAGACCAAGCAAGAAAGACCCTCTCTCATTTTCAGTGAAGGATTGGGTCGAGGAGTGTGGAATCTTGTTTAAATCAAGTGGTAGTTTGGACGATTGATGTAAATATTTGTCTGTATTAGTGATGTTGAAGTAAATCATTGAAAGTGAGTTGTCCCAATTTTGGACTAAGGGATAGTTAGGTGTACTGCATGGTAAATAGTCCAAAATAAGAAAATATGAAGACAGAGAGAAAAATAAAAGACAGTTAAGTAGACTGCAAAGCTACGACAATTAATAAAATGACTGTTCAGAGATATATAACAAAAAGTATACAGAAATAGACTCCAAAGAGCCAACTGGATATCGTACTACATAACCGGACAGTTAACCTATCACATACATCCATTTCTAAATTACCTTAACTCATCAGCTCATGCATTGTAAATCTGTAACGCGGTCAATTTCAAATAGGGCAGGTGCAATAAAAAATTTCCACCTCATAAATACACCTAGAGTCAAAATTATCTTTGATATAGCCTGTAATCACAGAGTCGAAAGTTGAATCTTCATACTCTCGGTTCTCCTCGTCCAACAAGGCAATATATTTGAATGAAGCTGAAGTTTTTGATTGCCACCCACGTCAAAAAACTTTTTAACATTTCCGATTAAATGAAAGTTAGGGGAAAATGTTGTTTTGGAAATGTTctatttatctttaaaaaaaaaaaaaaaaagtcatagaAAAAGATTAATAGTTGAGCGCATTTCAATAGTTGTAatagcatttgttgatttaatgtctacACTTGTTAATttaatgaaaaacatttttcacaacattgcaccaatagttgtgactttaaagaaCTGTTATTGTGATGATGACTACCcacaattgaatgaaatgtatccctAAGCACTAAAACGCAACGAattatgtgatgccacatcagcaaaTAAATATCAATCTCACTTTTGCACAAGTATTGGTGTCATTTTTTTTTgtgctgttttggacaccttgtcaAAAAGCATACCGATgtagcatcatatttgatgatgtggcattgaaaccttagttataagtaaaGGACTTGCCAAACAAGCTACTGTAAAAAAGTTAGGAGGGATTTGATATTTCCActtaggattttgagaagcgtgaagttagggtgttCAACTACAGGGTCCTCTACCCTAGTAACCAATAGTTTATAATGTGTGCCCATAGTAGGGTAGACTCATATATTGGGTATGAGCAAGATGGGGTCAGTTGTGAGAAAGGATTTACtcaataaaatgcattaaatatttcttATAATAATATAGTatttcattaataaagataatttaatATCCAATCAATGTTTAAAgttctttttgttttctatttagATATTATTAATTCAAAATAGATGGTAAAGATAGGATACATACATATGTAACTATTAATATTTCGAATTGAACCACATTAGACACATCATTTTGCAAATATATGCTAAACTCATATTCTAAtattaaattcatatataaaaatataCTTTTTTACTGTCTTGTATACACATGATAGTttaaaacaaaaacatattaattGTCACAATACATGAAGTGACCACTCATAATAAATTAGTActttttttaataaaacatcttTTAGAAAAGAAATACAATGCCAAGTGTCCCTTCAAACAAATAGATAAGTCTCATATATATCGTCATCAAATTAAATTTACCAAGTGATATTTATCTAACTATTGATAACTTTCTCCATGAATATCTACAACCAACACAATCAAACGTGTAAAGCCCACCAATGAAGCAATCAAAACAAGAGGATGGAAATTTAGGACTTCAAAGCAAAAAAGCATTCAACCAAATCAACCAATTGCTAAATTTATACAAGATTCAAAATTTTGCCAATCCATCCATTCAACTCTAATGAATCTATTTGTAGAattcaaattcaatcaatcaaataaatatgCACAAATCAACAACATGTCCTCTTAACTTTTacgacaaatatatccatttttctAGTCTAATTTTCTTATAACCCATCTTTTTTTCCATAAAGGTCAAATGCACACTACTATCTACTCAATCAACTATAAATTTACATAATATTGTTAATGCTTATTTTCATTTAATACTACTGATTCTTTCATTCTTATATGTATTATATGCTTTGTAAAATAGAAATGTTTtaaatattgtaatctattttagtAATAAAGTTCAGATTTATTTTtgtggtcaaatataaggcatatATTTTCAATGGTATAAAATAATTATTgttcattaaaaatattataactttgttttcattcttGTTTATGTTTAAACCAATTAAACTAAATATTACCCTTTTATACTCACTTGAATGGATATTTTTAAATATCCATCTATACTTTTGGCATGTTTGTACTTGTGTGGATAATGTGGCGGTAGAGGAATATTGGATGGACTCCTCAGACGGGGTGGTTGGAGGGATGGAGGATTCATGAGCTTCATAGCATTAAGGTTGGATAATGTTAGAACTAGGAGAATGGAACTAGAACTGGATGGTTTAATCAATGTGTTTGATGGTTTTGGATAGTTTTGATGGGGTTAGGAGGTGGAAGAGGAAAGATACATGTGAGATAGAGAAGGGACTTACCACTGATGACATTAGATGGTTGAGTTGGTTGGTGTGACTCCAAAACTTTGAGATGTGGATTTTTTGTGATGGTTTATTTGGTAGGATTGCTTGGAGGAATATTGGAGTAAATTTTGTAAATAAATTGTGGAATGAAAGGTTAGGATTGTAAGAGAAAAGATTGAGATCTAATATTATATAGAAGTTGATGATCCAAACTCAcaagccaagaatcatctacaagaaaaatacctatcacacaaaGGAGATCAAGCAAGAACAATATGCTCAACTATCTAAGAATTTTGTATTGATTGTAGAAAATATTATTGTACATTGAATGCACGaatccttatgaaaggatgaatgaaacccttgaTGTAAAACCCTAAGCCAAGATTAGATTAGTTATGGTCAAGTATCATAATCATAATGAGTAAAATAACTTAAGCTATTATCAGCCTACTTTAAAAAAAGGAAAATACGCGTAGGTTtattttaagtgaataaagtaaattAAGgacttaattaaatatattattagaTAAAGTGTCCCAATCACTGTAACACCTctccttaagattaacttagaaAGTAGATAAAAAGGCTAAGATGAATGCATGGATGATTAGGTCCCAATAATGAAGGattgattaggtacccatgtaaaaaccaatgcaactctcacaaatagagaaaaggagaaaaacctaatgggagaaaactcctcttcaaaagagagaaaatataatAAATGCACTAGTGAAATAAGGAAAGGAGGAGTCAATGTGAACCCCCAAGGACTACTTCTCTCACAATAATACAATGAACATCCACCTCCATTAGAAAGAGAAAATGAGGATGAGAATCCCTTCGATGAAGAATTAGCTCCTATGCCAATGATGAATGCCCAAAGATAGAACATGATCCACTACCTATAAATAAGAACTCTCCCCTTATAAAGAAACAAATGCACTAGAGTTATGAGAAACCACTCCCATAAACTAGAAGAAGTAGGGATCCAAATCCAAATATTATGTAGCTTTAGAAACTATTCAAATGCTGCTATGtgcatgaaaaatgatgatgcCACAAACCAATCAGTTACATGCccaataataatttataatattgattattttataaataaaaaattcaaataatttttagaatatacaagtttttatattattattttatttttaattacaagttatatttaagtttaaactattaaaaatatttttttattttttatttttttctaaattaatttAGATAACTAAAAGTAATTTCTTATATATGTAGTTGAAGTTATTGCAAATATAACTATAAATATgtagctttttaattttttttataaaaggatTGTTAATGAAGATTATAATTCACAAATTGATACAAAGATTTTCAAGAAGAGAGTTAAGATTTGGTGTTGCAAATCGAGTATGTTTATTTCTTCCCTTCATTAGTTTATCAATCGTTTTTTTAtatctaaaaaataaaatttagaacATGAATTGATCTATTATACTTGTAAAAAACATTTGTGGAAAAATGGATGGTGTTTCTTCAAATCCTTCTATATTCAAATTAGATAGTTATTGCACCAAccccaaaaaatataaaaaagtaaagagaaaattgGACCAAAGGTTGTGGAAGATTGTCACAATAATTGGGAATTATTCAGATGGATTATGGTAGTTCTAGAAGTAGGCAATTGAAGTGCCCACATTGCAAGACAAATCAGGCTAGTGCAATCGCATGAGTTTAGTATCATTTGTTTGggttggaaagaaagaacaaataaTTATTTGTGATAAAATTTTAAAAGGAAAAATATATGATTTGATCAGAAGACTTTCAACTAGGGATGCCACAATTTTTAATCAAAAGACTTTCAACTAGGGATGCCATAATTTTCAAGTGCTTCTTCTACTTCTATTTATGAATCTTAAATTGGGAAAATGTTTGATGCTATTGATAGAAAATAATGGAAAGAGGCTATGAGGATTGTCAATACTATGCCTAAAGGGTATGTACCTCCAAACATACTCATTGAAGAAACTCATTGAAGAAAGGCTAAGAGACATTAGAGATAGTTGGTCATATATAGGTGTTTCTATAGTTTAATATGGTTGGATTGACAATGTGTGTAAACCACTAATTAATGTTCTTGTTGCTTCAAATAAAGGTAGAATGTTTATCAAATTGTGTGATACTTCAGGTTATGTGAAAGATGCAACATATATGGCAGGTCTTTTCTGAGAAGTAATTGAATAGGTAGGGAGAATTAATCATGGTTTGTAGATTATAACTGATAATTCTTAAAACAATGTCTTGGCAGGAGGgaggtgttggcattatggatgaattaattatgtgttgcattgatgttttgtcattgatgtcaacactagctgatatggatggttaccgacaaataggttttggttactggtagaagatctagtgttatcggcataagagattatctgttggacacttctggcatgtttggatcagtgaagtatgtttgatttcatgtgttatatgctccatgagtatgttctggtcagttggtattgacttggtaatcggatgctatcatacagtctggtaaacccttaccgacattggtttaaggctctccaggtagagctttcactaaggaatcatgacatgatgcataattggtgttggtgtagcttctacatggatttcatgatgctgaagatgttctttagtcgtgcttcaacttcttgaagacattgctttggcatggtggacccaaaataggtctagtacctatctaggttatggactggtatcatgttaacctatagtctacacgttaccgggatgtttcagaatgttttatggatttgttattgttgttttggtcttaagatgacatgggatatcattgtaatatggatttatgtaatgatcttattgtaatatcttttaggtggccgacttaattggtttaggtcttaggttttatataaaatgatgtaagatctcattgtagattgaaTAAGTGGTATGAGGTTTATGTGTCATGGTactggaatgcaatatcatatgcaaaggagatttgattgatcataggtgatcgaattgggattaaggaagaggttaaaggtctccggtattgagcttaaccgtgactgtaatcaagcatggtagatgctatttctggcagttcactctattggattgttgtccatttattttgagatggttgtagcctctctg from Cryptomeria japonica chromosome 3, Sugi_1.0, whole genome shotgun sequence harbors:
- the LOC131076183 gene encoding cyclin-U2-1-like, whose product is MREGLSCLVFSSTKNESNPCILAVLASLLHRLVARNERLLLSSGKSFTRENLCAFSAVEIPAMEIGKFLERIFKYSRCSPSAFVVAYVYIDRLILNNPTFRITSLNIHRLITTSVMVATKFLDDLHCNNSYFAKVGGLTLKEMNILEVEFLFMLRFRLHVTVSVFESYCSHFEREVALGGGIQIERTILCVS